In Paeniglutamicibacter kerguelensis, one genomic interval encodes:
- a CDS encoding TSUP family transporter encodes MTPELSLGLAALGTFFGAAMQRVTGLGFALVSVPFLMLSLGPREGVLLANLLGLCTCIVVAVTTWQNICWRRTLTLILGAAVGIQLGAWTSLAIPAPYLMIATSAMVLVSLSLVSGASTRVTQALEASATGWQWKSRVLAGTISGFMNAAAGIGGPPVVVFGKAVRWPQMSFVASLQAYFIVLNAMALATKGMPALHWATVVTVLASLAVGVGTGFLLHRRIPQAIALRFTVWVAALGSLAVGIRGLLLIL; translated from the coding sequence GTGACGCCCGAACTCAGCCTGGGACTCGCGGCGCTGGGAACCTTTTTCGGCGCCGCCATGCAACGCGTGACCGGCTTGGGGTTTGCGCTCGTCAGCGTCCCGTTCCTGATGCTCTCGCTCGGACCACGGGAGGGCGTATTGCTCGCCAACCTCCTGGGACTGTGCACCTGCATTGTTGTCGCCGTGACGACGTGGCAGAACATCTGCTGGCGCAGAACCCTCACACTGATACTTGGTGCGGCAGTCGGCATACAGCTCGGCGCATGGACGTCGCTGGCCATTCCTGCTCCGTACCTGATGATCGCGACCTCCGCCATGGTGCTCGTTTCGTTGTCACTGGTGAGTGGTGCTTCGACCCGGGTCACTCAGGCCTTGGAGGCGTCGGCGACCGGATGGCAGTGGAAGTCCCGCGTGCTCGCCGGCACGATATCGGGCTTCATGAACGCAGCAGCCGGGATCGGAGGCCCGCCTGTCGTGGTGTTCGGGAAAGCCGTGAGGTGGCCTCAGATGTCCTTCGTGGCCTCCTTGCAGGCCTACTTCATCGTGCTCAACGCCATGGCGCTCGCCACGAAGGGCATGCCGGCGTTGCACTGGGCCACAGTGGTCACGGTCCTCGCCAGCCTTGCAGTTGGCGTGGGTACCGGGTTTCTCCTGCACCGGCGGATTCCGCAGGCAATCGCCTTGCGATTCACCGTCTGGGTTGCCGCACTGGGCTCGCTGGCCGTGGGGATCCGGGGACTGCTCCTGATTCTGTGA
- a CDS encoding iron chaperone translates to MGEKATSVEEYLNALDPACRAELERIRALVTRLVPGTEETISYGMPTLKYRNRALVYFTASKKHMSFYPSSWAIEELRDKLTDYKTTEHAIQFTLEKTLPSALVEDLVRVHVREIDADRQ, encoded by the coding sequence ATGGGTGAAAAAGCGACAAGCGTCGAAGAGTATCTCAATGCGCTCGACCCCGCATGCCGGGCAGAACTCGAACGGATCCGCGCGCTCGTCACACGACTCGTGCCGGGCACCGAAGAGACCATCAGTTACGGGATGCCGACGCTCAAGTACAGGAACCGGGCACTGGTGTACTTCACCGCCTCCAAGAAGCACATGAGCTTCTACCCCTCCTCATGGGCGATCGAGGAGCTGAGGGACAAGCTCACGGACTACAAGACCACCGAACACGCGATCCAATTCACGCTGGAGAAGACCCTGCCCAGCGCCCTGGTCGAGGACCTTGTTCGCGTACATGTGCGCGAAATCGACGCCGACAGGCAATAG
- a CDS encoding GNAT family N-acetyltransferase, which yields MTTRERYLQAYDEQLRTDAETPGALSVARLGPLRLATFAGGLGFVTYRDLGDTAAHGLPGLVTGAIEHFLTDPEIDKILWKVRHHDRNPGLAKALMQQGFSPGDEESIMVGPLEGLCASVPEPEGVSLRRVTSEADVRAACAMTDEAFGEPTDSRTADAMLDRLARKDGMELWVAEADGRIVSSGRLEPVPESEFAGIWGGATLSAYRGHGIYRALTAARARSAIAHGKTLAHSESTEFSRPILEQSGLLRISTNTPYWRK from the coding sequence ATGACGACCCGGGAGAGATACCTCCAGGCCTATGATGAACAACTACGAACCGATGCGGAAACACCAGGGGCACTGAGTGTGGCACGCTTGGGCCCATTGCGTTTGGCCACATTTGCCGGTGGTCTCGGTTTTGTCACCTACAGAGATTTGGGTGACACGGCGGCACACGGTTTGCCCGGCTTGGTGACTGGCGCAATCGAGCATTTCCTTACCGATCCCGAGATTGACAAGATTTTGTGGAAGGTGCGCCACCACGACAGGAACCCAGGGCTGGCCAAAGCTCTCATGCAGCAGGGCTTCTCCCCCGGGGATGAAGAGTCCATCATGGTGGGGCCGCTAGAAGGGCTGTGCGCCAGTGTCCCGGAGCCCGAGGGGGTGTCTCTGAGGCGGGTCACTTCTGAGGCCGATGTCAGAGCCGCGTGCGCCATGACTGACGAAGCCTTTGGTGAGCCCACTGACTCGCGCACCGCCGACGCCATGCTGGATCGCTTGGCGCGGAAGGACGGCATGGAGCTCTGGGTGGCCGAAGCTGATGGCAGGATTGTCAGCAGTGGGCGGCTTGAACCCGTGCCTGAGAGCGAATTTGCCGGCATCTGGGGTGGCGCCACCCTGAGTGCCTATCGCGGGCACGGAATCTACCGGGCGCTGACTGCTGCCCGTGCCCGCTCGGCTATCGCCCACGGAAAGACCCTTGCCCACAGTGAATCAACCGAGTTTTCTCGCCCGATTCTGGAGCAATCCGGTCTACTCAGAATTTCCACCAATACCCCCTACTGGCGGAAGTAG
- a CDS encoding ferredoxin, which produces MKVTIDGSKCVGAGNCEADMHDVFEVQDVGPTKVVGQPKEDRKRLLELVIGNCPARAIGLGS; this is translated from the coding sequence ATGAAAGTAACGATCGATGGTTCCAAATGCGTCGGCGCCGGCAACTGTGAAGCGGACATGCACGACGTCTTCGAGGTCCAGGACGTAGGCCCGACCAAGGTGGTGGGCCAGCCCAAGGAAGATCGAAAGCGCCTGCTGGAACTCGTCATCGGCAACTGCCCGGCCCGCGCGATTGGCCTCGGCTCATGA
- a CDS encoding VOC family protein, whose protein sequence is MTALISHTSFDSLDAFAQSVFWGAVLGFLEDPEDPNEAGDGECMIFSEDGTRRLLFIEVPDAKQVKNRVHLDLKPAEGTRDQELDRLLGLGAREVADRRRADGSGWVVLADPEGNEFCILRSDAERQG, encoded by the coding sequence ATGACGGCCTTAATCTCTCACACGTCCTTCGACAGCCTTGATGCCTTCGCCCAGTCGGTGTTTTGGGGCGCTGTCCTCGGTTTCCTCGAAGACCCTGAGGACCCCAACGAAGCCGGTGACGGAGAGTGCATGATCTTCTCGGAAGACGGTACCCGGCGACTGTTGTTCATCGAGGTTCCGGACGCCAAACAGGTCAAGAACCGCGTGCACTTGGACCTGAAACCGGCCGAAGGCACCCGTGACCAGGAACTCGATCGACTGCTGGGGTTGGGAGCCCGCGAAGTCGCCGACCGACGCCGGGCGGACGGGTCGGGATGGGTGGTCCTTGCCGATCCCGAGGGCAACGAATTCTGCATTCTGCGCAGTGATGCCGAGCGACAGGGATAA
- a CDS encoding NAD(P)/FAD-dependent oxidoreductase, whose protein sequence is MRRCLIVGGSAAGMRAAADLVAGGYDGSVTVVDADPLAPYDRTVLSTGVLTGAKKVEDAVLDVPDGVELLRGIRAHQLDTANRTVRTNAGDLSYTELVLATGGVAFLPDAWRDMEGMFTVRSLDDAQALREAVGPDSRVAVVGGGVLGMEIATSLVELCSRVEVIEAAGLPLGRVLPAELGRLLRDRAASHGVTLTCGVSVESMDLTAGASRLTLSDGRLVTADVVVVALGNRPATGWLAGSGLTIEDGVVCDGWLRTGAPGVWAAGDLARVRDGGAGSERSEHWTRAGEHGAYIARSILLGEDGPEFSALSYVWTDVLGTRIQVLGTLAADRLVLVRNIADDKQLAVLAATPDGAVCGAAVLGWQRLALSVRRQMNQGVSLDELLSSLPQHRLDESSMSHA, encoded by the coding sequence ATGAGAAGGTGCCTGATCGTTGGAGGGTCGGCGGCCGGGATGCGCGCAGCGGCTGACCTGGTTGCCGGCGGCTACGACGGCAGCGTGACGGTGGTTGACGCGGATCCGCTCGCGCCGTACGACCGGACCGTGCTCTCGACCGGTGTCTTGACCGGTGCCAAAAAAGTAGAGGATGCCGTTCTCGACGTACCCGACGGTGTCGAGCTGTTGCGTGGTATCCGGGCGCACCAATTGGACACGGCGAACCGAACCGTCCGCACGAACGCCGGCGACCTGTCCTACACCGAGCTCGTCCTCGCGACGGGCGGCGTGGCATTCCTGCCGGACGCCTGGCGGGACATGGAGGGCATGTTCACCGTGCGCAGCCTCGACGACGCGCAAGCACTGAGGGAAGCGGTCGGCCCGGATTCCCGCGTGGCTGTCGTCGGCGGTGGTGTCCTGGGCATGGAGATCGCAACAAGTCTCGTCGAACTCTGCAGCCGGGTCGAGGTGATTGAAGCTGCGGGTCTTCCCCTCGGCCGGGTGCTTCCGGCCGAATTGGGACGGTTGCTGCGCGATCGCGCGGCAAGCCATGGCGTGACTCTGACCTGCGGAGTTTCTGTTGAGTCCATGGACCTCACAGCCGGTGCAAGTCGGCTGACGCTCAGCGACGGCCGCCTCGTGACAGCCGATGTGGTGGTCGTTGCCTTGGGCAACCGGCCCGCGACGGGATGGCTCGCAGGCTCCGGCCTGACGATCGAGGACGGGGTGGTTTGCGACGGTTGGCTGAGGACCGGCGCGCCCGGGGTGTGGGCCGCCGGGGACCTCGCGCGGGTTCGGGACGGGGGCGCAGGTTCCGAGCGCTCCGAGCACTGGACCCGAGCAGGTGAACACGGGGCCTACATCGCGCGGTCGATTCTCCTGGGCGAGGACGGGCCTGAATTCTCGGCTCTCTCCTACGTCTGGACGGACGTCCTCGGGACGCGGATCCAGGTTCTGGGGACGTTGGCGGCAGACCGGCTCGTGCTGGTCCGGAATATCGCTGACGACAAACAACTCGCGGTGCTCGCCGCGACGCCCGACGGTGCCGTATGCGGTGCAGCTGTCCTCGGGTGGCAGCGGCTGGCATTGTCGGTACGCCGGCAGATGAACCAGGGCGTCTCACTGGATGAGCTGCTCAGTTCCCTTCCACAGCATCGGCTCGACGAATCATCGATGTCCCATGCCTGA
- a CDS encoding cation:proton antiporter — protein MEEHAGLIVLTVVTSAIFLWGLVSVRLERAGLTAPIVFTLIGALVAFSGLVDGPTAPDLLKPLVETTLVWVLFSDAAHIRIQDFRRGLGLYVRLLAVGLPLTVLAGWGLAGWLFPALGVWLALLVGAALAPTDAALGLPVVTNPAVPERIRRLITVESGLNDGIVTPVVMLAIAGAAVAAGHEGTIGVGGALLELSIGAVVGGIIGVTGGALLRRARRGGWAAEDFAGSAVLALALLAYAAAVMAHGNGFVAAFCGGLAFGAAAGRHGPAELEFLEQTSGLVSLLVWLAFGAIAVPIMVDRIDLAMVAYAVLSLTAVRMVPVALALVGTGFDRNTVLFVGWFGPRGLASLVFALIALEELGDGADEVVAVIAFTVLLSIVVHGLSAAPLASRYGRAAAPTGKSK, from the coding sequence ATGGAAGAGCACGCCGGGCTCATTGTGCTGACAGTCGTCACCAGCGCCATCTTCCTCTGGGGGCTGGTGTCGGTCCGGCTGGAACGGGCGGGCCTGACCGCGCCCATCGTCTTCACCCTGATCGGGGCATTGGTGGCCTTCTCCGGCCTGGTTGACGGCCCCACCGCCCCGGACCTGCTCAAGCCCTTGGTGGAGACCACCCTTGTGTGGGTGCTGTTCTCCGACGCCGCCCACATCCGCATCCAGGACTTCCGCAGGGGGCTGGGACTCTACGTGCGGCTGCTCGCTGTGGGGCTGCCGCTGACCGTGCTCGCCGGCTGGGGCCTGGCCGGCTGGCTCTTTCCCGCTCTCGGGGTGTGGCTTGCCTTGCTGGTGGGGGCCGCGCTGGCGCCCACGGACGCCGCGCTGGGCCTCCCCGTCGTCACGAACCCGGCGGTGCCGGAACGGATCCGTCGCCTCATCACGGTCGAGAGCGGCCTCAATGACGGCATCGTCACTCCCGTGGTCATGCTCGCCATCGCCGGCGCCGCCGTGGCAGCCGGCCATGAAGGCACTATAGGAGTCGGAGGCGCCCTGCTCGAACTCTCCATCGGCGCGGTCGTCGGCGGCATCATCGGGGTCACCGGCGGGGCGCTGCTGCGCCGTGCCAGGCGGGGTGGGTGGGCCGCCGAGGACTTCGCCGGCAGTGCGGTTCTCGCCCTGGCCCTCCTCGCCTATGCCGCTGCCGTGATGGCTCACGGCAATGGCTTCGTCGCGGCCTTCTGCGGTGGCCTGGCCTTCGGGGCCGCGGCCGGACGGCACGGACCCGCCGAACTCGAGTTTCTCGAACAGACCAGCGGTCTGGTGTCCCTGCTGGTGTGGCTCGCGTTCGGCGCCATCGCCGTCCCGATCATGGTCGACCGCATCGATCTGGCCATGGTTGCCTACGCGGTCCTCAGCCTCACTGCCGTGCGCATGGTGCCGGTGGCCCTGGCGCTGGTCGGCACAGGATTCGACCGCAACACCGTGCTGTTCGTGGGCTGGTTCGGCCCCCGCGGCCTGGCATCACTGGTCTTCGCCCTCATCGCGCTCGAAGAGCTGGGCGACGGGGCAGACGAAGTCGTGGCGGTGATCGCATTTACCGTGCTCCTGAGCATCGTGGTCCACGGCCTCAGCGCGGCCCCCCTAGCCAGCCGCTATGGCCGAGCCGCCGCACCGACCGGGAAATCCAAGTGA